One region of Oxalobacteraceae bacterium OTU3CAMAD1 genomic DNA includes:
- a CDS encoding nuclear transport factor 2 family protein: protein MSKELEARLDAIESRFAIDALIANYAEAFDTMNMALLATLWHPDSRLLLGQNGNSEGLEAILAQAEVNMKRMPHMHHWMANALITVEGDRAHGTVAADCIFYDVDQGPLQVSGQYKDIYDRRDGRWAFVERRFTMHYATPLKDWAPVAGTERFGLPA from the coding sequence ATGTCAAAAGAACTTGAGGCGCGCCTGGACGCCATCGAAAGCCGTTTCGCCATCGATGCACTCATCGCCAATTACGCGGAAGCGTTCGACACAATGAACATGGCCCTGCTAGCCACCCTTTGGCACCCCGACTCGCGGTTATTGCTTGGACAGAACGGCAACTCCGAGGGCCTGGAGGCCATCCTGGCACAGGCCGAAGTCAACATGAAACGCATGCCGCACATGCACCACTGGATGGCCAACGCGCTGATTACCGTGGAAGGCGATCGCGCCCATGGAACGGTAGCGGCGGACTGCATTTTCTACGACGTCGACCAAGGCCCGTTGCAGGTAAGCGGTCAGTACAAGGATATCTATGATCGGCGGGACGGCCGCTGGGCATTCGTCGAGCGCAGGTTCACGATGCACTATGCAACGCCACTGAAAGATTGGGCCCCGGTCGCGGGCACGGAGCGCTTCGGTCTGCCGGCATGA
- a CDS encoding LysR family transcriptional regulator, with product MEWSDVRIFLAVVRSGSLGEAARRLGVSHPTVGRRIKALEDEAEQALFRRTKDGLVLTDTGDAVLALAESMENSGLAMERRLAGNHERLEGVLRISSAEWFAGYVLAPVLAELTRRYPAIVPEVIASYRLLDLSRREADVAFRIVPFTEPDIVQRRLMSIPYGLYGSDESARAMQTDPASVGLILMNSAQSHFPDVAWLLDRFPLSRRVFTSTSRAVQARMCAQGMGVAVLPRPLGDATPGLQCIETPEPPPGRDIWVGYHHDLRHMDRLRALLDIADTMLSNSAIPAR from the coding sequence ATGGAATGGAGCGACGTCCGAATTTTCTTGGCGGTGGTCCGCTCAGGTTCTCTGGGCGAGGCGGCCCGCAGACTGGGGGTAAGTCATCCGACCGTGGGTCGGCGGATCAAGGCGCTCGAAGACGAGGCGGAGCAGGCGCTCTTCCGCAGGACCAAGGATGGGCTGGTACTGACGGACACCGGGGACGCGGTGCTGGCGCTGGCGGAATCCATGGAAAATTCCGGACTGGCCATGGAACGACGGTTGGCGGGCAACCACGAACGCCTCGAAGGCGTGCTAAGGATATCTTCGGCGGAGTGGTTTGCCGGCTATGTTCTGGCGCCGGTGCTGGCTGAATTGACGCGCCGCTATCCAGCTATCGTGCCCGAGGTGATCGCCAGCTACCGGCTGCTCGATCTGTCGCGTCGCGAGGCCGATGTGGCCTTCCGTATTGTGCCCTTCACGGAACCGGACATCGTTCAGCGCCGCCTGATGAGCATTCCGTACGGCCTCTACGGTTCGGACGAATCCGCGCGCGCGATGCAAACGGATCCGGCTTCGGTCGGACTCATTCTCATGAATTCGGCGCAGTCGCACTTTCCCGATGTCGCCTGGCTGCTTGATCGGTTCCCGCTGTCGCGGCGTGTCTTCACCAGCACCAGCCGCGCGGTCCAGGCACGTATGTGCGCGCAAGGTATGGGTGTGGCAGTCCTGCCGAGGCCACTTGGCGATGCGACACCAGGGTTACAGTGCATCGAGACACCCGAGCCGCCGCCGGGCAGGGATATCTGGGTAGGTTACCACCATGACCTGCGGCATATGGATCGCCTGCGGGCGCTGCTGGATATCGCCGATACCATGCTGTCGAACTCCGCCATTCCAGCCCGTTGA
- a CDS encoding MFS transporter: MTRAFSTKNMHTTTSAARRWLAFAVLLVGAFLPPLDFFIVNVALPSIQGSLHASAAELQLVISGYASAYAVFLITGGRLGDLFGRRKIFLIGISGFGLTSVLCGLATSPALLIVGRILQGLSSAAMAPQGLASIHALFPEHERARALGLYGAAVGLAAVAAQALGGALITTNFFHLEWRIIFLINLPVVAAVLIFGFPLLPDVRGDHPAPLDKIGALLCAFTLALLIVPLVEGRELGWPWWTCAMLIASPLAGVCFWEYEKAYARRGGVPLVSVELVNLPGLMSGLIGVLFFYVVSAFFLVFSVYLQSAIGLSPLETGLVFLPFGIGAFIGPLTTPLAIRVVGRFVPAIGMMLEVAGCVILAVIVACAPGRMPAHIPLVIAVGLLGFGQGWALPTLVRAVINRAPPTGSGMIAGITNSALQISAALGVAVMGGIFFTVAGASPDSVSMADALAAAMLCVAASLSISAVFSIVASRPGR; this comes from the coding sequence ATGACCCGCGCGTTCTCCACTAAAAACATGCACACGACGACGTCCGCCGCCCGCCGCTGGTTGGCATTTGCGGTGTTACTGGTGGGGGCATTTTTGCCTCCACTGGACTTTTTCATCGTGAACGTCGCCCTGCCGTCCATCCAGGGTTCGCTTCACGCCAGCGCTGCGGAACTACAACTGGTTATTTCCGGATACGCCTCGGCCTACGCGGTCTTCCTCATCACCGGTGGCCGGCTCGGTGACCTGTTCGGTCGACGCAAGATCTTCCTGATTGGCATCAGCGGCTTCGGACTGACCTCGGTATTGTGCGGTCTGGCCACTTCACCGGCCTTGCTGATCGTCGGTCGTATCCTTCAAGGCCTGAGTTCGGCCGCCATGGCGCCACAAGGCCTGGCGTCGATTCACGCGCTGTTTCCGGAGCACGAGCGTGCACGCGCGCTGGGACTGTACGGCGCCGCTGTCGGACTGGCAGCTGTGGCCGCGCAAGCGCTCGGCGGTGCCTTGATCACCACAAACTTCTTTCACCTGGAATGGCGCATTATTTTTCTGATTAACCTGCCGGTGGTCGCTGCCGTGCTCATTTTCGGCTTCCCACTGCTGCCTGACGTACGCGGCGATCACCCGGCGCCGCTCGACAAAATCGGGGCGCTGCTGTGTGCTTTCACGCTCGCCTTGTTGATTGTTCCGCTGGTCGAGGGACGGGAGTTGGGTTGGCCGTGGTGGACCTGCGCGATGCTCATCGCGTCCCCTCTCGCTGGCGTTTGCTTCTGGGAATACGAAAAGGCCTATGCCCGTCGGGGCGGGGTCCCGCTCGTCAGCGTTGAGCTGGTCAACTTGCCCGGGCTGATGAGTGGCCTCATAGGCGTTCTCTTCTTCTATGTCGTCTCTGCCTTTTTCCTGGTCTTCTCCGTTTATCTTCAATCGGCAATCGGGCTGAGTCCTCTGGAAACGGGGTTGGTCTTTCTGCCCTTCGGCATAGGCGCCTTCATTGGCCCGCTGACGACGCCGCTGGCCATCCGCGTTGTCGGGAGGTTCGTTCCCGCCATCGGCATGATGCTCGAAGTCGCCGGCTGCGTGATCCTGGCCGTCATCGTGGCTTGCGCGCCTGGCCGAATGCCCGCCCATATTCCGCTGGTCATTGCAGTCGGGTTATTGGGCTTCGGTCAGGGATGGGCGCTGCCAACGCTCGTGCGCGCTGTCATCAATCGGGCGCCGCCGACCGGTTCCGGAATGATTGCCGGCATAACGAACTCAGCCTTGCAGATCAGCGCGGCGCTTGGCGTCGCGGTGATGGGGGGCATCTTCTTCACCGTGGCAGGGGCGTCGCCCGATTCGGTCTCGATGGCCGACGCGTTAGCCGCCGCCATGCTGTGCGTGGCCGCCAGTCTCTCCATCTCTGCGGTCTTTTCCATCGTGGCGTCCAGACCGGGGCGATAG